Genomic DNA from Rhodothermales bacterium:
GCCTCCCGGTACGCCGGACCGTGCTCCACGATCGGCGCGGGATAGTCCCGTCCGATCACGCACCCGGCCTCCTGCTGCACCAGCGGCGGCATCGTCCAGGGTTCGGCGATCCAGCCGGTGGGCACCTTGCGCAGCTCCGGCACCCACTCTCTGATGAATAGGCCTTCCGGGTCCTGATCCTTGGCCTGTTTGGTCGGAGAGTAAATGCGCACGGTGTTGATGCCGGTGGTGCCCGACTGCATCTGGAACTGGCTGAAGTGAATGCCCGGCTCGAAATCCAGGAAGTGCTGCGCCAGGAAGACCGAGGTGGGTCTCCAGTGGAGCCAAAGGTGATTGGATGCAAAGCTTACCAGCATCGCTCGCATGCGGAAGTTGATCCACCCGGTGGCGAGCAGCGCACGCATGCAGGCATCCACCATCGGATAGCCTGTCCGTCCGGCGCACCAGGCTGCAAACCAGTCGTCCCGGAATTCGTCCTCCCGCATGCCGTCGAAGCTCCGGTTCATGTTCTCGAACTCGATGGCGGGCTCGTCCTCCAACTTCTGTATGAAGTGGCAATGCCAGCGCAGTCGCTTCTCGAAGCTGGAGAGACTCGAAAGCCATCGCGAATCCCTTTCGGGATCGTCCTTCAGCTCCAGTACCCTGCCACGCGTCTGCTGAAACACGTCGCGCACTGAAATGGCACCCCACGCCAGATACGGGCTGACTCGGCTACACCCGGTCCAGCCCTCCACCGGACTGGACATATCCTTCCGGTAGTTCACACCCCGGCGTCTCAGGAAATCATGAAGGGTCTCCTGGGCGAGGGACTCTCCGCCCTTCTGCACGGTGTGCTTGGTGGATGCGGGAAGACCGAGCGCGGGTGGGCCAAGGATACCTGCGCTGCGAATCGCCGGGCTCGCTGGAAGGACGGTCGGCGTGGCCGTGATCGGCTGGTTCATGCGCTTTCTCCAGCGGGCGGCCCAACCGTCGCGAGTCTTCAGGGGCCGAAAGACGCCGTGATTGGGAATCTCCCGGAATTGAACGCCTTCCGTCCGCGCCCAGGCTGCCACACCCAGATCGCGATCATATGTCACGCGGTTGCCCGTTTCTTCGTGGCTCCAGATGGTATGGATGCCGACCTGTGCGTGGAGTGCGGGCAGCACCTCCGACATCTCTCCCACGGTCGTGACCAGGCGATTCCCCAGATTGTTCAGCCTTGCCGCCAGCTGCTGTAGGCACTCGTTGATAAAGACCAGATGGCTGGGGTCGAACCCGTCTGATCGCAGCACGCCGGGCTCGTAGACATATAGGCACAGCAACGGGCGCCCGGAGGCTGCCGCCTCAACGAGTGGCCGGTGGTCCCGCACGCGCAGGTCTCGCTTGAACCAGACGATGTCGATCATGCCGGAGGGTAGTGGGGCCCGGCAGCGCTGTCGATACCCCATCGACAGCGCGCGTTACGGAGCGACGAGCGAAAAAATCGGGGGAGCCTGTGGTGTTTGGGATGCGCGCAGCGTGTCCCCTGCAAACCAACCGAACAGACTCGCATCCATGAACCGACTCTTGCACTGTATACCCCTGCTGGCAGCCCTTGTACTTCTTGCTGGCTGCGACAGCGATTCCCTCTCCTCCGATGACCGCTCCTCCGGCAGTGGTACGTTCGAAGCCCAGCTGTCCGGTGCGCTCTCGGCCCGCCTTTCGGGCTCCGTGGTCAGTGGCTCCGGGGACTGGGGCGGATCCGCCTTCCTGGCGTCGCTCGGCTGCGATGAGGGCATGTTCGAGGACGACGACGATGACATGGACGATGACGACGGCGGCTACCTGGAAGACTGCATGTCCGACGATGACGGACAGATCCTGCTTCTCGAACTCATCCCCGACGGCGTTGTGGGCGATTCCACCAAACCCGAGGAGGCCGTCATCCTTGCCATCGAGGGCATCTCGGGCAACCCAGCACTGGGCACCTATGCCATCAGCGAGTTTGAATTCGGCGACGACGACGGCGATTCCGATGGCAGCGGTGATTCCAACGATGGGGACGATTCCGATGACGGAGACGACTCCGACGATGGCCTCATCGAGGCCTGGGCCGACTACTTCCGCGAAACCGGCGACGGCGGCTTCGAGGAGTACGGAATCTCCACCGGTTCGCTGACGCTTACCTCACTCGAAAATGGAGTGCTTTCGGGCACCTTTCAGCTGGGTGCAAGCAAATGCCTGTGCATGACCGCAGCCCAGATGGCCGAACTGGAGGCCGCACTCGACGCCGTAATTGTTGAAGAACTGGCCATGACTCCGGAGGAAGTGAAGGCACTGCTTGAGGAGCGCGATGATGATTGGGAAGAGGCGCTCGAAGAAATCTGGGAGCGTCTGGAGATGAAGTTCGACGAACTGACCGGGCAGTACGTGGTCGATCGGCAGCTGACAATCGATGGGGCGTTTGTCAATGTGTCGCTGGAGACGTGGGAGGACTGACTCCGACTGCCAGGTGTCGACCAGGAAGGGA
This window encodes:
- a CDS encoding deoxyribodipyrimidine photo-lyase, whose protein sequence is MIDIVWFKRDLRVRDHRPLVEAAASGRPLLCLYVYEPGVLRSDGFDPSHLVFINECLQQLAARLNNLGNRLVTTVGEMSEVLPALHAQVGIHTIWSHEETGNRVTYDRDLGVAAWARTEGVQFREIPNHGVFRPLKTRDGWAARWRKRMNQPITATPTVLPASPAIRSAGILGPPALGLPASTKHTVQKGGESLAQETLHDFLRRRGVNYRKDMSSPVEGWTGCSRVSPYLAWGAISVRDVFQQTRGRVLELKDDPERDSRWLSSLSSFEKRLRWHCHFIQKLEDEPAIEFENMNRSFDGMREDEFRDDWFAAWCAGRTGYPMVDACMRALLATGWINFRMRAMLVSFASNHLWLHWRPTSVFLAQHFLDFEPGIHFSQFQMQSGTTGINTVRIYSPTKQAKDQDPEGLFIREWVPELRKVPTGWIAEPWTMPPLVQQEAGCVIGRDYPAPIVEHGPAYREARTRVWGWKAKPEVREESQRVYERHGSRRRPVARR